The following is a genomic window from Niabella soli DSM 19437.
GTGGTCTTCCCCGCTCCGTTAGGACCCAGCAACCCCACAATTTCCCCCTGGTTCACTTCAAACGAAACATGATTCACCACGGTACGCTCGCCATACCGTTTTACCAGGTCCTTTGTATGTATCTTTAAAAGCATGTTGCGCAAAAGTAAGAAAGCTTCCACATTATTCAGTTCCGGGTTTCGTTAAATATCAAAGCAGTGCGAACCTGAAACCCGGAACCTGTAACCAGAAACAAGATTAGTGCGCTCTTTCCGTTAGTTTTGCAGCCTATGAAGGTTATAGACCATATAAAGAATGCAAAGGATACCCTGGTTTCATTTGAGATCCTGCCCCCGCTGAAGGGTAAAGGAATTGAAGCCCTGTATGATCACCTGGACCCGTTGATGGGGTTTAAGCCGGCGTTTATAAACGTTACCTATCATCGCAGCGAGCATATTTTTAAAAGGAACCCTGACGGAAGTTTTAAAAAGGTAGAAGTGCGCAAACGTCCCGGCACGGAAAGTATCTGCGCCGCCATTATGAATAAATACAATGTGGATACTGTTCCGCATCTGATTTGCGGGGGATTCAGCATTAATGAAACAGAAGATGCCCTTATCAATTTAAATTACCTGGGCATCGACAATGTGCTGGTATTGCGCGGGGATGCAGCTAAGAGTGAAACAGCCTTTATTCCCCAGCCGGACGGTCATAAATATGCCAACGAGTTATTAAAACAGGTAGTAGGCCTGAACAATGGCATTTACCTGGAAGAAGATCTGAAAAGCAGCCGGAAAACGGACTTCTGTATTGGCGTGGCCGGATACCCCGAAAAACATTTTGAAGCGCCCAATATGGAAACCGACTTAAATTATCTGAAAGAAAAAGTAGCCGCCGGCGCTGATTATATTGTAACGCAGATGTTTTTTGACAATGCCAAATATTATGCGTTCGTAGCGGCCTGCCGGAACGCGGGGATCACCGTTCCGATCATCCCGGGGTTAAAGCCGGTTTACAGCATAAAACAACTGAATATACTCCCCAAAACCTTTCATATCGACCTGCCAACAGATCTTTCAAAGGAAATGATGAAATGTAAAACCAACGAAGATGTTGAAAAAGTAGGCGAGGAGTGGTTGTTAATGCAATCAAAAGACCTGAAGAAAAATGGTGTTCCGGTATTGCATTATTATACACTGGGACGGCCGCAGATCGTGGCCAACGTGGTAAAGGAAGTATTTTAAGATTTCTGGTTTGACGTTTAATGTTTGATGTTGGACCAACATCAAACATCAAACATCAAACATCAAACATTGGTAATGGCTCGTAAGAAGAAGCAAAATATTATTCTTGAAAATATCCTGATTGAGGATTATGCGGCGGAAGGGAAATCGATTGCCCGCGTGGATGGAAAAGTGGTTTTTGTGGAACAGGTAGTGCCCGGCGATGTGGTGGACGTGCGGCTGGGAAAAAATAAAAAGGACTGGGCAGAAGGAGTTCCCATCGCTTTTAAAGCCTATTCGAAAGAACGGTTGACGCCCTTTTGTTCTCATTTTGGTGTTTGCGGCGGCTGCCAGTGGCAAATGCTGCCTTACCAAAAACAACTGCAATACAAACATCAGCAGGTAAAAGATAACCTGCAACGTATCGGGAAAATAGCCTTGCCGGAAATTCCGCCAATCCTGGGCGCCGCGGCTGATAAAGGGTATCGCAACAAGATCGAATATACTTTTGGTACGGAATTATTCCTGCCGAAAGAGCAATTCAACCAGTTAAAAGAGCAGGGAGTTAATCCCTATGAATTCGGCCGGCAGCCGGTTGCGGGTTTTCATGCAAAGGGATTCTGGGATAAGATCGTGGACCTACAGACCTGCTACCTGCAACAGGAACCAACCAATGCCATCCGCCTGGCGATAAAAGATTTTGCTAAAGTGCACGATTACAGTTTTTACGATCTGCGCCAGCATACCGGTTTTTTGAGGACCCTGCAGCTCCGCCTTTGTGAAACAGGCGAACTTATGGTGAATGTAGTGTTGGGCGAAGACGACGAAGAAAAAAGACTGGGCTTATTGGAGCACCTGCTGAAACAATTCCCGCAGATCACTA
Proteins encoded in this region:
- the rlmD gene encoding 23S rRNA (uracil(1939)-C(5))-methyltransferase RlmD; translated protein: MARKKKQNIILENILIEDYAAEGKSIARVDGKVVFVEQVVPGDVVDVRLGKNKKDWAEGVPIAFKAYSKERLTPFCSHFGVCGGCQWQMLPYQKQLQYKHQQVKDNLQRIGKIALPEIPPILGAAADKGYRNKIEYTFGTELFLPKEQFNQLKEQGVNPYEFGRQPVAGFHAKGFWDKIVDLQTCYLQQEPTNAIRLAIKDFAKVHDYSFYDLRQHTGFLRTLQLRLCETGELMVNVVLGEDDEEKRLGLLEHLLKQFPQITTLLYTINTKRNDSLHDLDPIAYKGKGYVVEKLEDYSFKIGPKSFFQTNTRQAEQLYRVTRDFAELSGSETLYDLYCGTGSIGIFCSKQAGTIIGVEMIDAAIEDAKENAALNSLEKTHFYAGDVIDICNDAFFEQHGRPDVIVTDPPRAGMHEKLVRKINEMAAPTVVYVSCNPATQARDLALLDEKYQVTKVQPVDMFPHTLHIENVVQLKLREEAIKTQPTV
- the metF gene encoding methylenetetrahydrofolate reductase [NAD(P)H]; the protein is MKVIDHIKNAKDTLVSFEILPPLKGKGIEALYDHLDPLMGFKPAFINVTYHRSEHIFKRNPDGSFKKVEVRKRPGTESICAAIMNKYNVDTVPHLICGGFSINETEDALINLNYLGIDNVLVLRGDAAKSETAFIPQPDGHKYANELLKQVVGLNNGIYLEEDLKSSRKTDFCIGVAGYPEKHFEAPNMETDLNYLKEKVAAGADYIVTQMFFDNAKYYAFVAACRNAGITVPIIPGLKPVYSIKQLNILPKTFHIDLPTDLSKEMMKCKTNEDVEKVGEEWLLMQSKDLKKNGVPVLHYYTLGRPQIVANVVKEVF